A stretch of DNA from Shewanella sediminis HAW-EB3:
TGCTAGGCACCTTGTTTACCGTCTTTGCCATGGGAGCCGATATCAATATCTATGTCCAGATAGCTATGGTGTTGATGGTGGGAATGGCGGCGAGAAACGCTATCTTGATTGTCGAGTTTGCCAAGCTACTACGTGAAGAGCAGGGCTATAGTATCGTCGATGCTGCGGTGACCGCGACCAAATTGCGTTTCCGCGCGGTAATGATGACGGCGATGAGCTTTATCCTCGGGCTGGTGCCGCTGATGTTTTCCGATGGAGCGGGTTACGCCGCACAGCAGGCGATCGGTTGGGCGGCTTGCGGAGGCATGATATCGGCGACCTTTATCGGTCTCATTGTTGTACCGGTACTCTATATCATGCTGCAAACTTTACGTGAAAAGTGTGTCAAGGTTGAGCTGCAATCATCCGCTACGCTTGTACCCTCAAGCTAGTATTGCGCAGTTCTACTTTTATCGATGCCAATCTGATTCAGATTGGCATTTTACTTTTAACTAAACCGCTTGCCGTTATCCGTCTGTCCACCTTGTTGCTTGTCACTGCTTATACCGATTGGTATTACTATTTCACTACCGCTCTTTAGGTTTTGTAGTGATGTTTAGTGTTTTTTTTCGGCATATTCTGACCCTGTTCCAAATTAATTAACAATGAGTTGGCCTCCTGGTGAGTCAATGCAACCGAAGAGTAATATTATGAAAGCATTAATATTTTCCACACTTGTCTTAGCTACATCTTTTAGTGTCAATGCTGAGTTAATTCAGCATTCTGAGCAGATAGGTGAAATTAAGTTTACCGGCAGTACCTATGAGTTAGGCCAACATGTTGGTGAAGTGGCCAGCGAGCAGATATTAGCGGGTATGCAGAGGTTCGATACCACTCTGGGGGTCATGTTGCCAGGTTTATCTCTTTCAAAGCTGGAGCAGTCATTCACTGATAATAAAGTGTTTTCTAAGCTTAAACTGGCGTCTCCCGATGCGGCCCAATATATCGCCGGTTTATCTGCATCTCTCGATATCAGCCCTAATCGTATCCTTGCCGTTGGTATGTCCGATGAAGCCATTCTTGAGAGTCAGCGTAGTGGCGGCATGGGGTTTCTTCAGGCCGAAGGGCATCAGCCTGCCGCTCCAGCTAAGTGCACCTCATTTGCCGTTAAGGCAAAAGGGGGTAAAGCCTGGGCGGCTTCAAACTTCGATTATATGGGGATTAACTACCAAGGCTTGTTGATGCTTAACCATACCGATACCGACGGTGGCCATCGCATCATACAGACATGGGCGGGTCTTATCCCCTATGGCGGCGTGAGTAAAGGTGGTCAGGTTTTCTTGATGAATACCATGGCCGATGAAGGCACTGCCAGACAGAATGCCAAAGGTGAAATTTTATCTGAGACTGCAGTACCTTCCTACTATCTAAGTTGGGATGTGTATAACACCAAGACGACGGCTGAAGTGGTCAAGTTATTTAAGAAGTACCCCGAGTACACCGCATTTTTTACTTACACGGTTGCCGGCGAAGGTCAGGTACTGAATATTGAGAATAACTATGGTGGTCATGTTAATTTTAGTTATGGCGACTGGCAGGCGCATGCTAACCACTCTCTATATCAGCCAAAACCTGAAATTGTGAACGCCAGCTTTGCGGCTAAATCTGTTGCACGCCAGGATGCTGCCGAAAACTTTATGAAAAAAGAGGCAACAACGGCTTCAAAGGCAGATGTACAGAACTTTATGGGTCACTCGGTATTGTGGAAAGGGCGTGGTGAGCTTATGGGAACGGTAACCTCTACCTTCTATGAGATAGATAACGGTAAGGTCACCCTCTATTTTCAAACAGATCATGCCGGTGAGAATGAGAAAACAGTTGTGATCACTTATGGTTAAATTTTAATATTCTTCTTCACTCGATTCACTCAAGCCCTGGACACGATTCCAGGGCTTTTTATTGTCTGAAGACTTAGTTTGTCTTGTTGGCTGTTAAGTTTGTTTTTAATTATCAGCACCACTTCTATTACCCCCGTATTACTAACCCTCTTAATGATGCTTAATCAAGCTTAATCCTTAGAATATTAACTAAAGCAGAGTGCTGGAAAGTTAATTATCTCAATGCCTTTTAGCCTTCGTAGCCCACTCGGTTAACCATTTCAGTATCTATGATTTTGAGGACCTATTATGAAAAAAACACTTATCTCTATCGCGCTGGTTATCGGTTTTTCTGGTGCGGCTTTTGCCGGCGACAAGCAGCCGGATCCTTCAGACTTAACCGCCGTTAACTCATTTGCTTACGGCACCATAGACAATGAAGGCAAGCTTAACGGCATGTTAGGCATTGCCGGAGCATACTCTGAGGGGAATAACTATATCGGCCTGGTCGAGCATGCTGTCGCTACCAAGAACAATGAGTTTGGCAAGAAAGCACAGAACTCGCGCCTTCGCTATTTTCAAGTATTAGATACCGGCAGCTCAGTGCTTCCACAGGCTGGTTTCTCTGTCGACTACATGAAAGGCTGGAAGAGTGACGATAAGGATGTGAGCACAGATATCGTCGCCCTGGGCGCCATTACAAAATTGACCACGCCCTGGGAAGCATTATCTATCTTTCCTAACGTGGCTTATGTAAAGGGTGAGGCTGAGCATCAGCATGGTAAATTCGATTTAACGGGGTATCAGGTAAACCTTTTTGGCTCTATCGCCATAGGC
This window harbors:
- a CDS encoding C45 family autoproteolytic acyltransferase/hydolase, coding for MKALIFSTLVLATSFSVNAELIQHSEQIGEIKFTGSTYELGQHVGEVASEQILAGMQRFDTTLGVMLPGLSLSKLEQSFTDNKVFSKLKLASPDAAQYIAGLSASLDISPNRILAVGMSDEAILESQRSGGMGFLQAEGHQPAAPAKCTSFAVKAKGGKAWAASNFDYMGINYQGLLMLNHTDTDGGHRIIQTWAGLIPYGGVSKGGQVFLMNTMADEGTARQNAKGEILSETAVPSYYLSWDVYNTKTTAEVVKLFKKYPEYTAFFTYTVAGEGQVLNIENNYGGHVNFSYGDWQAHANHSLYQPKPEIVNASFAAKSVARQDAAENFMKKEATTASKADVQNFMGHSVLWKGRGELMGTVTSTFYEIDNGKVTLYFQTDHAGENEKTVVITYG